A section of the Rhodospirillales bacterium genome encodes:
- a CDS encoding dCMP deaminase: MTDIDLMRLAAELGLKAPHTENELAVGCVIADQAGNVVATGFSREDGIEQSHAEDIALRKLSPGIDPAKLKLYSTVEPCGTRLSAGPTCTRRIIETGIRAVYYAMHEPDHFVHQNGIAQMRDIGMYVEHLCDDIIFAAVEKANPHIAWARKRAS, encoded by the coding sequence ATGACCGATATCGACCTGATGCGTCTTGCGGCCGAACTCGGCCTGAAGGCGCCGCATACGGAAAACGAACTCGCGGTCGGCTGCGTCATCGCCGATCAGGCTGGAAACGTCGTCGCCACCGGATTTTCACGCGAAGACGGGATCGAGCAATCCCACGCCGAAGATATCGCCCTGCGCAAACTGTCCCCCGGCATCGACCCCGCGAAACTTAAACTCTATTCCACCGTCGAACCCTGCGGCACGCGCCTCTCGGCCGGACCGACCTGCACAAGACGAATCATCGAAACCGGAATCCGCGCGGTGTATTACGCCATGCACGAACCCGATCACTTCGTACACCAGAACGGCATCGCCCAGATGCGCGACATAGGTATGTATGTCGAACATCTGTGTGATGACATAATTTTCGCCGCCGTTGAAAAAGCGAATCCGCATATCGCATGGGCGCGCAAACGCGCATCTTGA